The DNA segment ACTGTCTTTACAGAGCTCCACACAGGAGATGGGGCAGGAGCTGAATGATGAGATCCTCTGCTCTACCTCCTTGAAGGGCAGGAAGGTGCCCCACACTGCCAACAGAGACCAGCACTGGCTCAGGGTGAGTGCGGGTGCTGGGGTGACCCAACCCCCAAGGCCCCGATGCAGCAAAGGGGCCCCAGGTCCAGAAGCCAGCCTGCTACTTCCCTGGGCTCCCTCCTAGAGTCCTGCTCCCACATGACTCTGcatccccatctcctccccaagCTTGCCTTCAGGGCCCTGCACCTGCCTTGGCCAGATGCAGAGTCACTCTCCACATATTTGTAGGAATATCAGAAAAGAGACTTTAAACCATGTCTCATCCCATTCATCTAGAATCATCTTGCGCTGTGCTATGCATTTTCCTAACTAGGGCCCCTAAGTGTCCCTGTTGGCCTGACAGTCCTTCCATACCTTCTGCAAGTCTTGCACCTGCTCATGGTGAGTTGGGAGACTTTTCCCCAAAGGCACATGGGGCTCATGGTACTATTTCTCTTGCTCTGCCCTTTGGTTGTGCAAGACCAcatccctggggcccctccagggTGAGGAGCAGGGGCCTCATTGTGATGCTCAACATTCTAGAAGGCCAGTCAGTTACCACAGCCATTGAGCCCTTCACTGATGCAGGACTTTGATGTGATTCCCTTCTGTTGCCAACTCACAGTGCTGCACTAAACATCCTACTTGCCCTAATATCCTGAGCCCTCTCACCTAAGAAAACAtctctgtgttctcatctgaAGAATGGAATATGTTGTCAGAAATCACAGGATCAATGCCATTCATGCAGGGAGGTGCTATCAATACTCAGCTAACAATCTAATCTGAGACACTAACATGTTCAGACATCACCTACTTCATTTCCTTGTATGGATGCCaagaagttttttcctttttccttaaagaGGTATCGATCGATGGGTGGATAGATTGATTTGAGAAAGAGGCAGGGCTCgagagtggggagaagcagagggagagacagaatcctcaagcagactctgccctaaGGACGGAGCCCTATgaggagctcgatctcaggacactgagatcatgacctgagccgaaaccaggagtcttACGATCAAACCAAGGAACAACCTGGGCACCTTATTCTTTTCTCTACTGTAGGTCCTGTTGTTCCCCCTCTTGCCATAAGTCACCGAGATCTTGGGGGTTTGGTCTGCGCTCCAACTCCCAGCCCTCCTGGTGGCTACCGTGCTGACTGCATGTCTTCTCTGTTTCACTTCAGGGTAAAAACGGCTCGACCATGAAGACGCATGAGACCTGCGCGCTCAGGACCAACCGGGCTGACCTGCTGAAGAAGCGAGTAGAACGCCTGGTGCCCGCCTTCCTAGACGGACACCTCAGCTACATCTCCACGTTCCTGGGCACATACAGGGCATTTGCCACCACCCAAGAGGTGCTGGACTTCCTGTTTACAAGGTGAACACCCTGCCTCTAGCAGCCTTGTGGGGTTTGGCCACCTAGTGTTTGTGAGCCTTGGGAATGTCACCAAACA comes from the Ailuropoda melanoleuca isolate Jingjing unplaced genomic scaffold, ASM200744v2 unplaced-scaffold9136, whole genome shotgun sequence genome and includes:
- the LOC117800929 gene encoding ral guanine nucleotide dissociation stimulator-like produces the protein MGQELNDEILCSTSLKGRKVPHTANRDQHWLRGKNGSTMKTHETCALRTNRADLLKKRVERLVPAFLDGHLSYISTFLGTYRAFATTQEVLDFLFTRYGYVLSNWDDRGGAQEQCNT